GTGAAGGCGCCCGATGCGAAGGATCTGTGCAAGGGATAGCAGTTTCCCCGTGCGTGCGGTGACGCCCAGCGGCCGCACGCACCCCAATTTTGTATCGCTGTACCGGCCAGATACATTGGGACACATAGCCGGGAATGGGCCAGGGTATAAAACCGTCATCGCATCGAGGAGCACGCCATGACTACCCACACTCACCACGGCTCATGCCATTGCGGCGCCGTCAAATTCACAGTCGAAACGCCCGTTACGCCTGCCGTCCGCTGCAACTGCAGCCTGTGCCGGCGCAAGGGCGCGCTGATGTCGCCGTTCTTTCCGGCGAGCGCGCTCAATATCGTGTCCGGCAAGGACAGCCTGACGCTGTACCAGTTCAACACGCAGGTCGCGAAGCACTATTTCTGCAAGCAGTGCGGCATCTATCCGTTTCATCAGACCCGCAAGGACCCGAACCTGTGGCGTGTGAACATCGGCTGTCTGGATGACGTCGATCCGTATGCGCTGGAGGCGTCGGTGGCGGACGGCAAGAGCCTGTCCGTGGTGGAAGACGCCTGAAGGCCGCCTGAAGGCCCCATAAAGGACGCGTAAGATAAGCGAACTCTGGCAGGCGAAGGAGCCTTGTGTGGACAAAACGGATCACGTTCTGATCGTCGACGACGACCGCGATATTCGCGAGCTGGTCGGCACGTATCTCACCAGGAATGGCGTGCGCGTGACGCTCGCTTCGGGTGGCCGGCAAATGCGCGCGGCGCTCGCCGACGAACGGCCCGACCTGATCGTGCTCGATCTGATGCTGCCCGGCGAAAGCGGCCTCGACCTGTGCCGCGAACTGCGCGCGGGTGAATTTCAGACCATCCCGATCCTGATGCTGACGGCGCTAAGCGAAGAGACCGACCGCGTGGTCGGCCTCGAAATGGGCGCTGACGACTACCTGGCGAAACCCTTCGCGGTGCGCGAACTGCTGGCCCGCATCCGCGCGATCCTGCGGCGCGCGCGGATGATGCCGCACGGCGGCAGCGACGAGCCGGCGAACGCCGCGCACTTCCTGCGCTTCGGCGACTGGCGGCTCGATACGATTGGCCGCAATCTGATCGACAGCGACGGCACGATGGTCGCGTTGAGCGGCGCCGAATACCGGCTGTTGCGCGTGTTCGTCGACCATCCGCAGCGCGTGCTGACGCGCGACCAGCTGCTGACGCTCACGCAAGGGCGGCAGACGGAACCGTTCGACCGCTCGATCGATCTGCTGGTGAGCCGCGTGCGTCAGCGTCTGGGCGACGACGCGCGCGAGCCGCGCTACATCAAGACGCTGCGCAACGAAGGCTATGTGTTCTCGTCGCTCGTGACGGCCGAGGACAACGGCGGATGAACGCGTCAATCGCTCGTCTGCGCGGCCTGTGGCCGCCGCGCTCGCTGTTCATGCGCCTGTCGCTGATTTTCGTGGCCGGGCTGCTGGCCGCGCAGACGCTGTCGTTCTGGCTCACGATGACCGAGCGCAACGAGGCGACCATGCACGTGATGGTCGGCTACATCGGCCAGGAGGTGACCAGTTCCGTCGCGCTGCTGGACCGCCTGACGCCTGCCGAGCGCGAGGAATGGCTGCCGAAGCTCGCGCGGCGCAGCTATCGCTTCGTGCTGGGTCCGGGCAGCAGTGGCATGCCGCCGGACGCGAAGCTGTCGCAGGAAATCGGCGCGTCGATCGCGAAGGACATCGGCTCGCGCTACAAGGTGACGGCCAACGCCATTCCCGGCGAGAGCGAGCATCTCGAAGTGCACCTGACGCTGAGCGACGGCACGCCGCTCACCATCGACATGCATCCGATGCACGGCATCCCGCTGTCGCCGTGGCTGCCGCTCGTTCTGATCGCGCAACTGGCGCTGCTCGCGGGTTGCGCATGGCTCGCCGTGCGCCTCGCCACGCGTCCGCTCGAGCGTCTCGCGCGCGCCGCCGACACGCTCGGCCCCGATCTCGCGCCCGCCGCGCTGCCCGAAGACGGCCCCGAAGAAGTGGCGCGCGCGTCGAAAGCATTCAACGCGATGCAGACGCGCATCGGCATTTATATGCGCGAGCGGCTGCAAATCCTCGCGGCGATTTCGCACGATCTGCAAACGCCCATCACGCGCATGCGGATACGCGCCGACCTGCTCGACGACGAAGCCGAGCGCGCCCGCCTGCAAAAAGACCTGAAGGAAATGGAATTGCTGGTGCGCGAAGGCGTCGCCTATGCGCGCACGCTGCACGGTGCCGACGAAAAGCCGCGCCGCATCGATCCCGATGCGCTGATCGAAAGCATGGTCAGCGACTATACGGA
The DNA window shown above is from Paraburkholderia sp. PGU19 and carries:
- a CDS encoding GFA family protein, translated to MTTHTHHGSCHCGAVKFTVETPVTPAVRCNCSLCRRKGALMSPFFPASALNIVSGKDSLTLYQFNTQVAKHYFCKQCGIYPFHQTRKDPNLWRVNIGCLDDVDPYALEASVADGKSLSVVEDA
- a CDS encoding response regulator, which translates into the protein MDKTDHVLIVDDDRDIRELVGTYLTRNGVRVTLASGGRQMRAALADERPDLIVLDLMLPGESGLDLCRELRAGEFQTIPILMLTALSEETDRVVGLEMGADDYLAKPFAVRELLARIRAILRRARMMPHGGSDEPANAAHFLRFGDWRLDTIGRNLIDSDGTMVALSGAEYRLLRVFVDHPQRVLTRDQLLTLTQGRQTEPFDRSIDLLVSRVRQRLGDDAREPRYIKTLRNEGYVFSSLVTAEDNGG
- a CDS encoding HAMP domain-containing sensor histidine kinase; the protein is MNASIARLRGLWPPRSLFMRLSLIFVAGLLAAQTLSFWLTMTERNEATMHVMVGYIGQEVTSSVALLDRLTPAEREEWLPKLARRSYRFVLGPGSSGMPPDAKLSQEIGASIAKDIGSRYKVTANAIPGESEHLEVHLTLSDGTPLTIDMHPMHGIPLSPWLPLVLIAQLALLAGCAWLAVRLATRPLERLARAADTLGPDLAPAALPEDGPEEVARASKAFNAMQTRIGIYMRERLQILAAISHDLQTPITRMRIRADLLDDEAERARLQKDLKEMELLVREGVAYARTLHGADEKPRRIDPDALIESMVSDYTDAGDPVSLTGHVGQPVTTRPQALRRILGNLIDNALKYSGHEAVTVEVSVDAARGRQLSVAVLDRGPGIPQELLDAVFQPFYRVESSRNRETGGTGLGLAIAKQLAQSMSATLTLRNREGGGLEARLTL